From a region of the Vicia villosa cultivar HV-30 ecotype Madison, WI unplaced genomic scaffold, Vvil1.0 ctg.000045F_1_1_1, whole genome shotgun sequence genome:
- the LOC131622858 gene encoding uncharacterized protein LOC131622858 has protein sequence MRNACECGSFRGFHFKDLIHFEMLQFADDTVLICDGSWSNLWCINEILRGFKFASGLCINLCKSSIFGLNLKDAFLDAASGVLTPEIRKVLFLFLGIPVGTNHRRKATWFSFHKAPLCILEEIMSIQRNFLWGNGDELDKVAWWRNVDGFSVKISFKRLYELKAHNSIVSDRCLLELGEFSVVSSVSLVGSGDRGGF, from the exons ATGAGGAATGCGTGTGAGTGTGGGAGTTTTAGAGGTTTTCATTTCAAAGATCTTATTCACTTTGAAATGTTACAATTTGCAGATGATACTGTGCTTATTTGTGACGGTTCGTGGTCGAATTTATGGTGCATTAACGAAATTCTTCGAGGTTTTAAGTTTGCATCTGGTTTATGTATTAATTTGTGCAAGAGTAGTatatttggtttgaatttgaaagacGCCTTTCTTGATGCCGCTTCGGGTGTTTTGACTCCTGAAATCAGAAAAGTGTTGTTTCTTTTTCTCGGTATTCCGGTGGGAACTAATCATAGACGCAAAGCTACTTG GTTTTCCTTTCACAAAGCGCCCTTATGCATTTTGGAGGAGATTATGAGtattcaaagaaactttttatgggGGAATGGTGATG AGTTGGATAAAGTGGCGTGGTGGAGGAATGTGGATGGCTTTTCGGTGAAAATTAGTTTTAAGCGGCTTTATGAGTTAAAAGCTCATAATTCGATTGTGAGTGATAGGTGTCTTCTTGAATTGGGTGAG TTCAGTGTAGTAAGCAGTGTTTCGTTGGTTGGGAGTGGTGATAGGGGAGGCTTTTAA